In a single window of the Desulfovibrio mangrovi genome:
- a CDS encoding RrF2 family transcriptional regulator yields MKLSARTRYATRILLDLAQHGDSENPVTTTTLSEVSGISVQFIEQILKPLKKAGLVASVRGAAGGHMLTRDPESVSIGDIIRIMEGGIELTHCCQDEIAKECPRTDRCLTRVVWLRASRALEKELDSISLKDLINGDVTLPE; encoded by the coding sequence ATGAAACTTTCTGCACGCACACGATACGCCACGAGAATTCTTCTCGACCTTGCCCAGCACGGGGACAGTGAAAATCCTGTCACTACCACAACGCTTTCTGAAGTCTCAGGCATTTCAGTGCAGTTCATCGAACAGATTCTCAAGCCGCTGAAAAAGGCAGGTCTTGTCGCAAGCGTGCGCGGAGCCGCCGGCGGACACATGCTGACCCGCGATCCCGAATCCGTCAGCATCGGCGACATCATCCGAATCATGGAAGGCGGCATCGAGCTCACTCACTGCTGTCAGGATGAAATTGCCAAGGAATGCCCCAGAACCGACCGTTGCCTCACCCGCGTTGTATGGCTTCGTGCCTCCCGAGCCCTTGAGAAGGAACTGGATTCCATCTCGCTCAAGGATCTCATCAACGGCGATGTAACGTTGCCGGAATAA
- a CDS encoding sulfotransferase family 2 domain-containing protein: MTAKPFFFLHLPRTAGTTLNAILRDSFGREEILSVYSEQEYREFREIEAARLDGIRLIQGHLFLEEYDPPRIYSRDVSVFTFLREPVSRLVSEYLFLKSWPENHMYSYLNENKVSFREYLASVEPRLVFRGKNFMTRFYTGLHFDVNVFPAEALEVAKHNLEHVFGFVGIQERFDESLLLLGDFLGLKSLCYEKRNVLAAEKREAVSDDDIALARELNAADVELYAFARTLFENRIASLGRLFALKVREFELINTKYQKMCSAISTELVGEQNGPIILPK; encoded by the coding sequence ATGACAGCCAAGCCCTTCTTCTTTCTGCATTTACCCAGGACAGCCGGGACCACTCTCAATGCCATTCTGCGGGACAGCTTTGGCAGGGAGGAGATTCTCAGCGTCTATTCCGAACAGGAGTATCGCGAATTTCGCGAGATTGAAGCGGCGAGACTGGACGGCATCCGGCTTATTCAGGGCCATTTGTTTCTGGAGGAATATGATCCTCCGCGCATCTACTCCCGCGACGTTTCGGTATTCACCTTTCTGCGGGAGCCTGTTTCGCGGCTTGTTTCCGAATACCTGTTTCTGAAGTCCTGGCCGGAAAACCACATGTACAGCTATCTTAATGAAAACAAAGTAAGTTTCAGAGAGTATCTGGCAAGCGTGGAGCCGCGTCTGGTGTTTCGGGGCAAGAATTTTATGACCCGTTTCTATACGGGCCTGCATTTTGATGTGAACGTCTTTCCGGCAGAAGCGCTGGAGGTTGCCAAGCACAATCTGGAGCATGTGTTCGGCTTTGTGGGCATTCAGGAACGCTTTGACGAAAGTCTGTTGTTGCTGGGGGACTTTCTGGGATTGAAGTCCTTGTGCTATGAGAAGCGTAACGTGCTTGCTGCGGAAAAGCGCGAAGCCGTGAGTGATGATGACATTGCTCTTGCGCGGGAGCTGAACGCGGCTGATGTGGAGTTGTATGCTTTTGCCCGCACTTTGTTTGAAAACAGGATCGCCTCGCTTGGGCGTTTGTTTGCTCTGAAGGTGCGCGAGTTTGAATTGATAAATACCAAATACCAGAAAATGTGCAGCGCCATTTCCACTGAGTTGGTGGGAGAGCAGAACGGGCCGATCATATTACCCAAGTAA
- a CDS encoding response regulator, with amino-acid sequence MAKKILIVDDDPTIVTFLEDLLRDHDYSTCAAYSCAEGLEKARQEKPDLVLLDMEMPGKGGTMFFVNMRKESEIKDTPVVVVSGVGPRPPALRKGVPTISKPVDVSLLLSTVAERIA; translated from the coding sequence ATGGCCAAGAAGATCCTCATCGTTGATGATGACCCGACTATTGTAACGTTCCTCGAAGACCTGCTGCGCGATCACGACTACTCTACCTGCGCCGCTTACAGCTGTGCGGAAGGTCTTGAAAAAGCACGTCAGGAAAAGCCTGACCTCGTGCTTCTGGATATGGAAATGCCCGGCAAGGGCGGCACCATGTTCTTTGTGAATATGCGTAAGGAATCGGAAATCAAGGATACGCCCGTAGTGGTCGTCAGCGGTGTGGGCCCCCGTCCTCCGGCGCTGCGCAAGGGTGTTCCCACCATTTCCAAACCCGTTGATGTATCCCTGCTTCTTAGCACGGTTGCAGAGCGTATTGCCTAG
- a CDS encoding RrF2 family transcriptional regulator, which translates to MRISTTAHYASRLLAQLAMHETDKPIPAAVLSDSTGISVKFIEKIIRPLKTAGFVRSVRGASGGHMLCIRPEEVTLGQVLRVVEGGVQPPQCCPDNQCGEHDCAARTAWNSVTRALEQTLESITLADLMKENLNSYPCQ; encoded by the coding sequence ATGAGAATTTCCACCACTGCGCATTACGCATCCCGCCTTCTTGCACAGCTCGCCATGCACGAAACCGACAAGCCCATTCCGGCTGCGGTGCTTTCCGACAGCACAGGCATCTCCGTGAAGTTCATCGAAAAAATCATCCGTCCCCTGAAGACTGCGGGCTTCGTTCGCAGCGTACGCGGTGCTTCCGGTGGCCACATGCTCTGCATCCGCCCCGAGGAAGTGACGCTCGGTCAGGTGCTGCGCGTTGTTGAAGGCGGTGTTCAGCCGCCCCAGTGCTGCCCCGACAACCAGTGCGGCGAACACGATTGCGCAGCCCGCACGGCTTGGAACTCTGTAACCAGAGCTCTGGAGCAGACGCTGGAATCCATCACGCTGGCTGACCTGATGAAGGAGAACCTGAACTCCTACCCCTGCCAGTAA
- a CDS encoding NAD(P)/FAD-dependent oxidoreductase, with protein MKKLLILGSGSGGTMVAAKMRKLLAESEWDITIIDRDPIHHYQPGWLFVPFGIYTMKDCVKPKSDFIPKGVNFVLDTIVNIDPAAKVVTTKQGKYDYDYMVISTGCRIMPDEIEGMSEGWRKNIFDFYTPDGAKALCPQMHNFKKGRMVFNIAEMPIKCPVAPLEFVYMADWFFTKMGVRKDIEIELVTPLTGAFTKAVAAEVLGKLCDDKNIKVVPNFVLDSVDSENKVISDVMGNELDYDMLVSIPPNFGQQVIEDSGLGDAMMYIPTDNATLKAEQMENVYVLGDTTNVPTSKAGSVAHFECDIVCANLFAEIEGHEPHHHFDGHSNCFIVTGFDKASLIDFNYTVEPLPGKFPLPGVGPFDLLGESRMNYYGKLMFRWIYFNLMMKGHELPFEPDMYMAGKLDVRKAKKD; from the coding sequence ATGAAAAAACTGCTCATTCTCGGTTCCGGTTCCGGCGGTACCATGGTTGCAGCAAAGATGCGCAAACTGCTGGCGGAGTCCGAATGGGACATCACCATCATTGACCGCGATCCCATCCACCACTATCAGCCCGGCTGGCTGTTTGTGCCTTTCGGCATCTACACCATGAAGGATTGCGTCAAGCCGAAGTCCGACTTCATCCCCAAGGGCGTAAACTTTGTTCTCGACACCATCGTGAACATCGACCCCGCCGCCAAGGTGGTTACCACCAAGCAGGGTAAGTATGACTACGACTACATGGTGATCTCCACCGGCTGCCGCATCATGCCCGACGAAATCGAAGGCATGTCCGAAGGCTGGCGCAAGAACATCTTCGACTTCTACACCCCCGATGGCGCTAAGGCCCTGTGCCCCCAGATGCACAACTTCAAGAAGGGCCGCATGGTGTTCAACATCGCCGAAATGCCCATCAAGTGCCCGGTTGCTCCTCTCGAATTCGTATACATGGCCGACTGGTTCTTCACCAAGATGGGTGTCCGCAAGGACATCGAAATCGAACTGGTGACTCCCCTCACCGGCGCTTTCACCAAGGCCGTTGCCGCCGAAGTGCTTGGCAAGCTGTGTGACGACAAGAACATCAAGGTTGTTCCCAACTTCGTTCTCGACAGCGTTGACTCCGAGAACAAGGTTATCTCCGACGTTATGGGCAACGAACTGGACTACGACATGCTCGTATCCATTCCCCCGAACTTCGGTCAGCAGGTCATCGAAGACTCCGGTCTGGGCGATGCCATGATGTACATCCCCACCGACAACGCCACCCTGAAGGCCGAGCAGATGGAAAACGTGTACGTTCTTGGTGACACCACCAACGTACCCACCTCCAAGGCCGGCTCCGTGGCCCACTTCGAGTGCGACATCGTGTGCGCCAACCTGTTTGCCGAAATCGAAGGCCATGAGCCCCATCACCACTTCGACGGCCACTCCAACTGCTTCATCGTTACCGGCTTCGACAAGGCTTCCCTCATCGACTTCAACTACACTGTTGAGCCCCTGCCCGGTAAGTTCCCCCTGCCCGGCGTTGGCCCCTTCGACCTGCTCGGTGAAAGCCGCATGAACTACTACGGCAAGCTGATGTTCCGTTGGATTTACTTCAACCTGATGATGAAGGGCCACGAACTGCCGTTCGAACCTGACATGTACATGGCCGGCAAGCTCGACGTCCGCAAAGCCAAGAAAGACTAG
- a CDS encoding radical SAM/SPASM domain-containing protein: protein MPDRIAILNVEFNSSCNLRCRWCALDHSRPRTVMSPETLDILLSQLAEGALPALKRLDLHNGGETLLHPDLGSMLAVLSQWKTALLRQTPDLRIRLLTNGMLLTERKSRQIIESSAVDCLRFSVDGGSPQQYEAIRVGARWKTLVRNVTRFCELNTKALQPIRTEAICMVPEGHNTPFSDEFTALLANIDTVSLRHPHNWDGSAELGVNDASYRNIAERHTGQCCYLLEHNLVVLPDGSVTVCCNDLNARGVIGTLHETPLRDIAPSPVRQQMKELMLQNRKAEIPLCRNCTGFFRP from the coding sequence ATGCCGGACCGCATAGCCATATTGAATGTCGAGTTCAATTCCTCGTGCAACCTGCGCTGCCGCTGGTGCGCGCTGGACCACAGCCGCCCCCGCACAGTCATGTCGCCGGAAACACTGGACATCCTGCTCTCACAACTGGCTGAAGGCGCATTGCCGGCACTCAAACGGCTTGATCTGCACAACGGCGGCGAGACACTTCTGCATCCGGACCTCGGCTCCATGCTCGCCGTCCTGAGCCAATGGAAAACCGCCCTGCTCCGGCAGACCCCCGACCTACGCATACGTCTGCTCACCAACGGCATGCTGCTTACGGAACGCAAATCCCGCCAGATCATAGAAAGCAGTGCCGTTGACTGCCTGCGGTTCAGTGTGGACGGCGGTTCCCCGCAACAGTACGAAGCAATCCGGGTCGGGGCGCGCTGGAAGACACTGGTACGCAACGTAACCCGATTCTGCGAGCTGAACACCAAGGCGTTGCAGCCCATTCGTACTGAAGCCATATGCATGGTGCCGGAAGGACACAACACCCCCTTCTCTGACGAGTTCACCGCCCTTCTTGCCAATATCGACACAGTTTCCCTGCGCCACCCGCACAACTGGGATGGCAGCGCCGAACTGGGCGTGAATGACGCAAGCTACAGAAATATAGCCGAACGGCATACAGGCCAGTGTTGCTATCTGCTGGAACACAATCTGGTGGTGCTTCCGGACGGATCTGTCACGGTATGCTGCAACGATCTGAATGCCCGGGGAGTCATCGGCACCCTGCACGAAACCCCGCTCAGAGACATTGCCCCTTCTCCGGTCAGACAACAGATGAAGGAACTCATGCTGCAAAATCGCAAGGCCGAAATACCCCTTTGCCGAAACTGCACGGGATTTTTCCGCCCCTGA
- a CDS encoding DUF1641 domain-containing protein: MTNEERILERLESLEEKISMMHSRAETMQDLQETVTPIVRDVMNNVMLKSFSDVQERCTLEDLGALSKRFMMSVRDLTWMMESLENIIELWRTCEPMIKPTFIASIEKFDELDQKGVFKALGALSDSMGNITQKYTPEEFGRMGTALVNMAGLLERLADADIENAKSVSPLGMVGQLHSKDSKQALGIMAELLSALGKSKNA, from the coding sequence ATGACCAACGAAGAACGCATTCTCGAACGCCTCGAGTCTCTCGAGGAGAAGATCAGCATGATGCACAGCCGTGCAGAGACCATGCAGGATCTTCAGGAGACCGTCACGCCCATCGTACGGGACGTGATGAACAACGTGATGCTGAAAAGCTTCAGCGATGTGCAGGAACGCTGCACCCTTGAAGACCTTGGCGCACTGTCCAAGCGCTTCATGATGAGCGTTCGCGACCTCACCTGGATGATGGAATCTCTTGAGAACATCATCGAGCTGTGGCGCACCTGCGAACCCATGATCAAGCCCACCTTCATCGCCTCCATCGAAAAGTTCGATGAACTCGATCAGAAGGGCGTGTTCAAGGCGCTTGGCGCTCTGAGCGATTCCATGGGTAACATCACCCAGAAGTACACCCCCGAAGAGTTCGGCCGTATGGGCACCGCTCTGGTGAACATGGCCGGTCTGCTCGAGCGCCTTGCCGACGCTGACATCGAAAATGCCAAGAGCGTTAGCCCGCTCGGCATGGTGGGCCAGCTGCACAGCAAGGACTCCAAGCAGGCTCTCGGTATCATGGCTGAACTGCTTTCCGCCCTCGGAAAGTCCAAGAACGCCTAA